The Agromyces hippuratus genome has a window encoding:
- a CDS encoding L-lactate dehydrogenase: MAVVENSKLTVVGAGSVGTSLAYSALIRGSANEVALYDIAREKVEAEVLDLAHGTQFTGSSVSGGADMGVVEGSHVIVVTAGAKQQPGQSRLELAGTNVRILENLLPALLERAPDAVIVLVTNPVDVLTVAAQRITGLPPHRIFGSGTVLDTSRLRWLLARRAGVTTSSVHADIVGEHGDTEFPLWSNARIGPVPILEWRGAEPFSAAELDDIAHEVRDSAYTVIRGKGATNYAIGLAGARIVEAVLRDERAVLPVSTVLRGIRGLDGVALSLPSVVGGDGAVPVAETPFSAEEELLLRASADAITASVATLGI, translated from the coding sequence ATGGCTGTCGTCGAGAACTCGAAGTTGACCGTCGTCGGAGCCGGGAGCGTGGGCACGAGCCTCGCGTACTCGGCGCTGATCCGTGGGAGTGCGAACGAGGTCGCGCTCTACGACATCGCGCGCGAGAAGGTCGAGGCCGAGGTGCTCGACCTCGCGCACGGCACGCAGTTCACCGGGTCGTCGGTGAGCGGCGGCGCCGACATGGGGGTCGTCGAGGGCTCGCACGTCATCGTCGTGACCGCCGGGGCGAAGCAGCAGCCCGGCCAGTCGCGACTCGAGCTCGCGGGCACCAACGTGCGCATCCTCGAGAACCTCTTGCCCGCCCTCCTCGAACGCGCCCCCGATGCGGTCATCGTGCTCGTCACGAATCCCGTCGACGTGCTCACGGTCGCCGCGCAGCGCATCACCGGGCTGCCGCCGCACCGCATCTTCGGCTCGGGCACGGTGCTCGACACCTCGCGCCTGCGCTGGCTGCTCGCCCGCCGCGCCGGGGTCACCACGTCGAGCGTGCACGCCGACATCGTGGGGGAGCACGGCGACACGGAATTCCCGCTGTGGTCGAACGCCCGCATCGGGCCGGTGCCGATCCTCGAGTGGCGCGGCGCCGAGCCGTTCTCAGCGGCCGAACTCGACGACATCGCGCACGAGGTGCGCGACTCGGCGTACACGGTGATCCGTGGCAAGGGCGCAACGAACTACGCGATCGGCCTCGCCGGGGCGCGCATCGTCGAAGCCGTGCTCCGCGACGAGCGGGCGGTGCTGCCGGTCTCGACGGTGCTCCGCGGCATCCGGGGACTCGACGGCGTCGCGCTCTCGCTTCCGAGCGTCGTCGGCGGTGATGGCGCGGTGCCTGTTGCGGAGACGCCGTTCTCGGCGGAGGAGGAGTTGCTGCTCCGCGCCTCGGCCGACGCGATCACGGCCTCGGTCGCGACGCTCGGCATCTGA